In Candidatus Omnitrophota bacterium, the genomic window CGCGTTTTTCAGCGTCAGATCGCCTTTGGTTATCGCGGCGGCGATCATATAGGTGCCGGCTTCGATCCTGTCGGGTATCACGGTATGCTCCGCTCCGTGGAGCGATTTCACACCTTCGATGATTAACCTGTGCGTCGCGTGGCCCTTTATCTTAGCGCCCATCTTTATAAGAAAATGTGTAAGGTCTACGACCTCAGGCTCGCATGCGGCATTCTCGATAACCGTGACGCCCTTGGCAAGCACCGCGGCCATCATGACGTTAGCTGTGGCCAGAACGCTCGAGCCAAAATGCCCGCCCAGATAAACATGGCCCCCGCACATCCGGCGCGCATCCGCCATTATATAGCCTTTTTCAACTTTGATATCCACTCCTAGAGCCCTTAATCCCTTCAGATGGATATCTATCGGCCTGGGGCCTATAACGCATCCGCCGGGAAACGAAACCTCGGCCCGCTTTCTCTTACCCAGTAACGGCCCGAGCACGCAGATGGACGCGCGCATCGTGCTCACCAGGTCATACGGCGCGGTGAATTTTTTGTATCCCGCGGGCTCGATCGTGACGACATCGCCTTCCTGTTTAGCCTTCACGTCAAGGTTCTTCAATATCTTGACCATCGTCGAGATATCGCGAAGCGTCGACGCGTTCCTTATCACCGATTTGTCATCGGTCAAAAGCGCCGCCGCGAGTATCGGCAGACACGCGTTTTTCGAACCGCTTATGTCAACGGTCCCGGTCAGTCTCTTCGAACCTTCTATGACTAATTTATCCATTCAGCTATTATCACCCTGTCGATCCCGTTAAAATCTTTTCTCGCACCCGAAAGCCTGAAGATGCCGCTCTTACCGATAATGTCGGCGACCGCGGCCCTCTGGCCGTAACCGATCTCCATCAGAGCATATCCGCCGCGTTTTAAATGTTTCGGGAGGGACGCGGCTATCCGTCTGTAAAAATCGAGCCCGTCCGCTCCGCCGTCAAGAGCTATCCTGGGTTCCCTTAAGACTTCTTCCTGCAATGTCAGGAATTCATGTTTTGCTATATAAGGCGGGTTGGATACGATTATATCGAACCGGCCTTTTATATCAGTAAAGAGATCACTGCACACAAATTCTATACCACCATAAACGCCGTTACGGACGGCGTTTCGCCTGGCGACTTCGAGCGCATCCGGCGAAATGTCAGAAGCGATTATTCTACAATTACTTAGGTTTTTTGTCAATGGCGCACATTTTCCGGCCATCAACGCTATCGCGATGTTGCCGGATCCCGTGCAAAGGTCCAGTATGTCAAGCTCATCTGCCTTGGAGGCGCTTAACCCGGCAAATTCGGCCGCAGCCTCAACCAGTAATTCCGTCTCCGGCCTGGGAATGAGAACGCGCTCATCGACCTTAAACTCCAGTCCGCAGAACTCTGTCTTGCCAATCACATACTGAATCGGCGTATACGGCTCAATTGTCTTCATATCGTCGCCTTAAGCCTGAGCTTCCTCTCTTCTTCCTTCAACGCTCTTATAAGTTCATCCATCTCGCCTTCCAAAACGCTTTCCAGAGCATGAGTCGTAAATCCTATCCTGTGGTCCGTGATGCGCCTGTCGGGAAAATTATAAGTCCGGATCTTCTCCGAACGGTCTCCTGTGCCTACCTGAGCGCGCCTGGACTTCGTTATCTTATCAGACTGCTCTTTCTGTCTGGCGTCGAAGAGCCTTGCGCGCAAGACCTTCATCGCCTTTATCTTATTCTTTAGCTGCGAACGCTCATCCTGGCAGGTTACTACAATGCCTGTAGGAAGATGCGTCAATCTGACAGCGGAATCGGTCCGGTTAACTCCCTGCCCACCGGCGCCACCCGATCTGAAGACATCCACTCTTAAATCTTCCGGCTTTACCTCGATATCAACTTCCTCCGCCTCCGGCAATACCGCTACCGTAGCGGCAGACGTATGGATCCGGCCACTCGCTTCGGTCTCCGGCACTCTTTGGACACGATGGGTACCGGACTCAAATTTCATCTTACCGTAAACCCCCGAGCCCGATATGGAGCAGATTACTTCCTTATATCCGCCTTTTTCGCTGAGGCTGGAATCTATAAGCTCCACCTTCCAGCCGTTCTTCGCCGCGTATCTCGAATACATTCTTAGGAGGTCTGCCGCAAAGAGAGCCGCCTCCACGCCACCGGTGCCGGCTCTTATCTCTATAATGATGCCCCTGTTTCCTCCGGAATCCTTCTCCAGCACCATATCTTCCAGGCTGGCCGCGGATTTTTTCAGGGCCTCACTGAGCCTGTGTTTCTCCTCCTCCGCCAGGACCAGGAACTCCTTATCATGGGTCTTGTCGCTGAGCACCTTCTCCAGGTCTTTAATATCCGCCGTCATCTTCATGTGCTCGTTATACGCGTTGATTATCGGCGTAAGCGAGGATAACTCCTTGGCATACGACTGGTACTCAGAGCTATTACCAATGACTTTCGGATCGGCCAATAACTCATGCAGACGGTCATACCTCTTTCGGCGCTCTTCAATTATCTTCTCGATCATACTTTATTAAGCGGTTTTACCTTCGCCGGGCTTTTCCTCTTTTTTCACTTCGGCCTTTTCAGCCTTCACCTTAGGCTTGGTCTTGCCCGCGTAGCGCTTCGAGAACTTCTCGATGCGGCCGGCGGAGTCGACCAGTTTCTGCGTGCCGGTGAAGAACGGATGGCACTTCGAACAGAGATCGACATGTATACTCGGCTTTGTTGAGCGGGTCTTTATCACCTCGCCGCAAACGCAGACTATCGTAGACTCTTTATATACAGGATGAATTTTATCCTTCATACTCCCCTCCTAGTTTATTCAGCCTTATTGCAGGCTAAGTGCCGATATCTCTGATATCGGCCTTATTTTATTTTTTGCTTTACTGGTTCATCGACATTAAAAATTCGGCATTCGTCTTCGTCTTCGACAGCTTCTCTATCAATAACTGCATAGCCTCGTCGCTATTAAGCTCGTTCAGCGCCTTCCTCATGAGCCATATGCGCTTCAGCTCATCGGGATGGAGCAGCAGCTCTTCCTTCCTGGTGTTCGACCGCTTTATATCGATCGCGGGATATATCCTCTTCTGGAAGAGGTTCCTGTCCATCTGGAGTTCCATATTGCCGGTGCCCTTGAACTCTTCGAATATGACATCGTCCATCCTGGAGCCGGTATCGATGAGGGCCGTCGCTATTATCGTGAGACTTCCCCCCTCCTCGATATTACGCGCGGCGCCGAAGAACCTCTTCGGCTTCTGCAGAGCGTTCGAATCGACGCCTCCGGATAGTATCTTGCCCGAATGCGGCACGACCGAATTGTATGCGCGCGCGAGCCGCGTAATCGAGTCAAGCAGTATCACAACGTCTTTCTTGGACTCGACCAGCCTCTTCGCCTTCTCGAGCACTATCTCCGCCACCTGTATGTGCCTCTCCGCCGGCTCATCGAACGTGGAGCTTATCACCTCGCCCTTCACCGAGCGCTGCATATCCGTGACCTCTTCCGGGCGCTCGTCTATCAGAAGCACTATCAGCACGACTTCGGGATAATTTGTAGTTATGGAATTCGCGAACTTCTGCAGGAGCACCGTCTTGCCGCTGTACGGAGGCGCGACTATCAGGCCCCTCTGCCCCTTTCCGACCGGCGCGAGGAGATCCATTATCCTCATCGATATCTCCTTGGGACTACTCTCCAGTATGAAGCGCTTATTCGGATAGAGCGGGGTAAGATTATCGAAGAGCGTCTTGTCCTTGGTCTCATCCGGATTTCCTAAATTAACCGCCTCCACCTTGAGCAGCGCGAAGTATCTCTCGCCCTCCTTCGGCGGGCGGATCTGGCCGCTGACCGTATCGCCGGTACGCAGGTTAAAACGGCGTATCTGGGACGGGGATACGTATATGTCGTCGGGCCCGGGGAGATAATTATAATCGGGACTCCTCATGAATCCAAATCCGTCCGGAAGTATCTCCAGCACGCCCTCGCCGAATATAAGGCCCTCCTTTTCGGTCTTGGCCTGCAGGATCTTGAATATGAGATCCTGCTTCTTCAGTCCGCTCATGCCGTTGACATTGAGGTCCTTCGCAAGCTTCGTCAATTCGGCGATGCTCATCGCCTTGAGCTCGGCTATCTCCATACGATTTCCTCCCATACTTTTCTTACCTGGCTTCTCGTCAGGCTTCTCGTCCTGTCGTTCCGCACGACGAAGTCCGCCATTTTCAGTTTTCTCTTCATTGATATCTGGCTCCTTATCCTCTTTAACACTTCTTCCCTCTTTATGTGAAACTTTTTTAAGCATCTCTCGATCTGCCTTTTTTTAGAACTTTTAACAACGACCAGTTTATCGACTATATTTAAAAGACGCGCCTCGATCAAAAGCGGCGCATCTATAACCACGACGGCGTTTTTACCGGCCGCCTTAATTTTCGCCTTTATCACCCGTATGACTTCGGGGTGCACTATTCTGTTCAATTTCTTGACCGACCGTTTACTGCTGAACGCCAGAGCGGCAAGCTTCTTCCTGTCGATCTCGCGGCCGGGCGCGAGTATACCGGAGCCGAAAGCGCCGATTATCTTTTTATATGCAGGCTTACCCTTCTTAATAACTCCATGAGCGATCGTATCGGCGTCTATGACGCTGGCTCCGAGGGACTTAAATATCGAGGCCACAAACGTCTTACCCGTGCCAAAAGATCCCGTCAGCCCTATTACCGTCACTCTATCGCCTCCGGATCTTATTATAGAGCCCTATATAATCCTTCGCCGAGACTTTCCATGAGAAGTCGAGCTCCATGACCTTCTTAACGAACTCTCTCCATGCGCTCCTGTGCTGGTGAAGGCTAAGCGCCTTCTTTATTGCCGCAAGAAGCGCCTCCGGCTTATATTCTTCGAAGGTGAATCCGGTGCCTTCCTTAGTATCAAGCGCGTATTCGCGTATGCTGTCCTTTAGTCCCCCTGTCCGGCGCGCGACGGGGATGGTGCCGTATTTGTAACTTATCATCTGGCTCAAGCCGCACGGCTCATATCTGGACGGGATTAAAAATATATCACAGGCCGCGTAAATCTTCTCCGCGAGGATAGCGTCAAACTTTAAATTTATCGATGTATTCTTCTGGTGCGCCTTCGCCATCTTTTCCAGGAGCACGTGGTATTTATGATCTCCTACGCCCAATAAAACGAACTGCACCTTCATACTCAAAATATCATTAATTATCTTCGCGAGTATATCCATGCCCTTCTGGTCTGCCAGGCGCGATATGATACCTATCATCGGAATATCGCAGTCGACCTTCAATCCCAGATCCTTCTGCAGGGCCTCTTTATTGATATACTTGTCGTCGAGGTTCTCTATCGAATAATTCTTCACCAGTTCGGTATTGGTAGCCGGATTCCAGATATCGTAATCTATGCCGTTCAGGATACCGTAAAGAACATCCTTCCTGGTCTGTAGTACCCCTTCTAAGCCGCAGCCGTATTCTTTCGTCAATATCTCCCTGGCATATGTCGGGCTCACGGTGCTTACCGCGTCGGCATAGACGATACCGGCCTTCATCAAATTGATCTGTCCGTAAAATTCGAAATAGTGTATGTGAAACAATGCCCAATCCAGCCCCATCTTCGGGAAATCATCTTTATGGAAGAGGCCCTGATAGGCTATATTATGGATCGTAAATAGCGTGCGGGTATTCGCGAAGAACGGGTCGTATTTATAGATGGTATTGAGGTATACCGGAATAAGCGCCGTATGCCAGTCATTGCAATGTATTATATCGGGCCTGAAGCCTTCCTTTATGCACCTCTCCAGGACCTGTCTCGAGAAGAACGCGAAGCGGTCGAGGTTATCGGCGTAATCTCCGAACTTATCGCCGTAGAGCTCTTTTCTGTTGAAATAATCATCGTTCTCGACCAGATAGACCTTCACGTTTTTGCCTATCGTCGTCTCGCTGTCAGCGGTTTTAACGGAGCGGTATTTCGGCATTATGACGCGCACATCCACGCCGAGGGCTTCGAGCGCTATAGGCAGGCTCCCTGCGACATCCGCCAGTCCGCCTGTCTTGGCGAACGGCACAACCTCGCTCGACGCGAATAGTACTTTCAATTTTTCCAATTCAGATCTCCCCTGGCGGCAACTAAGAGCCGTATTTCTCCTGCTCCAGCCAATTTTTGCCGACCTCTATATGCGCCTCGACCGGCACTTTCAATTTTATGACATTCTCCATGCCGTCTTTCACGATCCGGTAGCTCTCTTCCAATTCCTTCTTCGGGACGTCGAAGACGAGCTCATCATGGACCTGCAGCGTCATCTTTGTCCCCAATCCCTTCCTGGCAAGTTTTTCGTTTATGGCTATCATCGCGACCTTTATCACATCGGCCGCGGATCCCTGGATCGGCGCATTTATGGCGGTCCTCTCCGCGAACTGCCTCATCCTCATATCGGGGCTGTTTATTTCCGGGATATAACGCCGGCGCCCCAGAATGG contains:
- the murA gene encoding UDP-N-acetylglucosamine 1-carboxyvinyltransferase, encoding MDKLVIEGSKRLTGTVDISGSKNACLPILAAALLTDDKSVIRNASTLRDISTMVKILKNLDVKAKQEGDVVTIEPAGYKKFTAPYDLVSTMRASICVLGPLLGKRKRAEVSFPGGCVIGPRPIDIHLKGLRALGVDIKVEKGYIMADARRMCGGHVYLGGHFGSSVLATANVMMAAVLAKGVTVIENAACEPEVVDLTHFLIKMGAKIKGHATHRLIIEGVKSLHGAEHTVIPDRIEAGTYMIAAAITKGDLTLKNAKPDHMIAFIDKLEEAGLEVKKVPSGLRVRYVKKLKPIDITTLPYPGFPTDMQAQMMSLMTVTDGISVITEKIYPERFIHISELNRMGAEIILEGATAIIKGVRHLSGAPVMASDLRASAALVLAGLVAKGRTEVHRIYHLDRGYERLEEKLAALGAKVWREKEK
- the prmC gene encoding peptide chain release factor N(5)-glutamine methyltransferase: MKTIEPYTPIQYVIGKTEFCGLEFKVDERVLIPRPETELLVEAAAEFAGLSASKADELDILDLCTGSGNIAIALMAGKCAPLTKNLSNCRIIASDISPDALEVARRNAVRNGVYGGIEFVCSDLFTDIKGRFDIIVSNPPYIAKHEFLTLQEEVLREPRIALDGGADGLDFYRRIAASLPKHLKRGGYALMEIGYGQRAAVADIIGKSGIFRLSGARKDFNGIDRVIIAEWIN
- the rho gene encoding transcription termination factor Rho, which produces MEIAELKAMSIAELTKLAKDLNVNGMSGLKKQDLIFKILQAKTEKEGLIFGEGVLEILPDGFGFMRSPDYNYLPGPDDIYVSPSQIRRFNLRTGDTVSGQIRPPKEGERYFALLKVEAVNLGNPDETKDKTLFDNLTPLYPNKRFILESSPKEISMRIMDLLAPVGKGQRGLIVAPPYSGKTVLLQKFANSITTNYPEVVLIVLLIDERPEEVTDMQRSVKGEVISSTFDEPAERHIQVAEIVLEKAKRLVESKKDVVILLDSITRLARAYNSVVPHSGKILSGGVDSNALQKPKRFFGAARNIEEGGSLTIIATALIDTGSRMDDVIFEEFKGTGNMELQMDRNLFQKRIYPAIDIKRSNTRKEELLLHPDELKRIWLMRKALNELNSDEAMQLLIEKLSKTKTNAEFLMSMNQ
- the prfA gene encoding peptide chain release factor 1 — its product is MIEKIIEERRKRYDRLHELLADPKVIGNSSEYQSYAKELSSLTPIINAYNEHMKMTADIKDLEKVLSDKTHDKEFLVLAEEEKHRLSEALKKSAASLEDMVLEKDSGGNRGIIIEIRAGTGGVEAALFAADLLRMYSRYAAKNGWKVELIDSSLSEKGGYKEVICSISGSGVYGKMKFESGTHRVQRVPETEASGRIHTSAATVAVLPEAEEVDIEVKPEDLRVDVFRSGGAGGQGVNRTDSAVRLTHLPTGIVVTCQDERSQLKNKIKAMKVLRARLFDARQKEQSDKITKSRRAQVGTGDRSEKIRTYNFPDRRITDHRIGFTTHALESVLEGEMDELIRALKEEERKLRLKATI
- the coaE gene encoding dephospho-CoA kinase (Dephospho-CoA kinase (CoaE) performs the final step in coenzyme A biosynthesis.), which translates into the protein MTVIGLTGSFGTGKTFVASIFKSLGASVIDADTIAHGVIKKGKPAYKKIIGAFGSGILAPGREIDRKKLAALAFSSKRSVKKLNRIVHPEVIRVIKAKIKAAGKNAVVVIDAPLLIEARLLNIVDKLVVVKSSKKRQIERCLKKFHIKREEVLKRIRSQISMKRKLKMADFVVRNDRTRSLTRSQVRKVWEEIVWR
- the glgA gene encoding glycogen synthase GlgA, which gives rise to MKVLFASSEVVPFAKTGGLADVAGSLPIALEALGVDVRVIMPKYRSVKTADSETTIGKNVKVYLVENDDYFNRKELYGDKFGDYADNLDRFAFFSRQVLERCIKEGFRPDIIHCNDWHTALIPVYLNTIYKYDPFFANTRTLFTIHNIAYQGLFHKDDFPKMGLDWALFHIHYFEFYGQINLMKAGIVYADAVSTVSPTYAREILTKEYGCGLEGVLQTRKDVLYGILNGIDYDIWNPATNTELVKNYSIENLDDKYINKEALQKDLGLKVDCDIPMIGIISRLADQKGMDILAKIINDILSMKVQFVLLGVGDHKYHVLLEKMAKAHQKNTSINLKFDAILAEKIYAACDIFLIPSRYEPCGLSQMISYKYGTIPVARRTGGLKDSIREYALDTKEGTGFTFEEYKPEALLAAIKKALSLHQHRSAWREFVKKVMELDFSWKVSAKDYIGLYNKIRRR
- the rpmE gene encoding 50S ribosomal protein L31 — encoded protein: MKDKIHPVYKESTIVCVCGEVIKTRSTKPSIHVDLCSKCHPFFTGTQKLVDSAGRIEKFSKRYAGKTKPKVKAEKAEVKKEEKPGEGKTA